A genomic segment from Polyangium mundeleinium encodes:
- a CDS encoding alpha/beta hydrolase domain-containing protein, with product MLKNFRSFTRQANPFQAAVALAALSFAGCSDEPAQNPPCVGDACNPPPQPCVPAMDFEGLDGGLTGTLRRFYNGNGDGGLAHINYWTLKAGMPEFDDLPPEEQAKVKKMQASLLHSLKLAPKDDVAGIEVTGTLTVTEGGVTRTQEIVLKMPNDWNGKLVVAGTPGTRSEFANEGTIVPWVLRRGYAYVAGNKGMTNGGVDGNATLLNKAHPTQHWGAMMLDLAEWAAQQIEIVTCKAPTHVYAVGLSNGGYQVRRALEIDHEREKAGGKRIFAGGLDWSGAYWPDARVLDKDKNGTVTPAEYAAANHLVSSNERAALAMKWAYDAATLSTPAAFAETPPFSGAQDAMIAAGFGAPSATIWGAYNTAFDSLKASLPQFKGIGYYNFTAYYFKAELLGHDLAGSAAYSCFPPNDMDPPPFYAFLASAPDAGWTEESVSYALKNANTGEFSAPLVSIHGDADGLLGVISNAEDYRDAVTTYGDPDLYRLYVVAGGGHVDLHSDGVLDFDFDGTPAEEGAQDKFTILQPYAERAFDALVEWAEKGTAPPPSKTLAADAVNDQLDASKIEL from the coding sequence ATGCTCAAGAACTTCCGATCCTTCACTCGACAGGCAAACCCATTCCAGGCGGCCGTGGCCCTCGCCGCCCTCTCCTTCGCGGGGTGCAGCGACGAGCCGGCGCAAAATCCGCCCTGCGTGGGCGATGCCTGCAATCCTCCCCCACAGCCGTGCGTGCCGGCGATGGACTTCGAAGGGCTCGATGGCGGGCTCACGGGGACGCTACGCAGGTTCTACAACGGCAACGGCGACGGGGGGCTCGCGCACATCAACTACTGGACCCTCAAGGCCGGGATGCCCGAATTCGACGACCTTCCGCCCGAGGAGCAAGCGAAGGTCAAGAAGATGCAGGCGAGCCTCCTGCATTCGTTGAAGCTCGCGCCGAAGGACGACGTGGCCGGCATCGAGGTCACGGGCACGCTCACGGTGACCGAAGGCGGGGTCACGCGGACGCAGGAGATCGTGCTGAAGATGCCGAACGACTGGAACGGCAAGCTCGTGGTGGCGGGGACGCCCGGTACGCGCAGCGAATTCGCGAACGAGGGGACGATCGTGCCCTGGGTGCTACGGCGCGGTTATGCCTACGTGGCCGGCAACAAGGGAATGACGAACGGCGGGGTCGACGGGAACGCGACGCTGCTGAACAAGGCGCACCCGACGCAGCACTGGGGCGCGATGATGCTGGATCTCGCGGAGTGGGCCGCGCAGCAGATCGAGATCGTGACGTGCAAGGCGCCGACCCACGTGTATGCCGTGGGCCTGTCGAACGGCGGATATCAGGTGCGGCGCGCGCTGGAGATCGATCACGAGCGCGAGAAGGCCGGCGGGAAGCGGATCTTCGCCGGTGGGCTCGACTGGTCGGGCGCGTACTGGCCCGACGCGCGGGTGCTCGACAAGGACAAGAACGGGACGGTGACGCCGGCCGAGTATGCCGCGGCAAACCACCTCGTGAGCTCGAATGAGCGCGCGGCGCTCGCGATGAAGTGGGCCTACGATGCGGCGACGCTCTCGACGCCGGCCGCGTTCGCGGAGACGCCGCCGTTCTCGGGGGCCCAGGATGCGATGATCGCCGCGGGCTTCGGCGCGCCGTCGGCGACGATATGGGGCGCCTACAACACGGCGTTCGACTCCCTCAAGGCGTCGCTGCCGCAATTCAAGGGGATCGGGTACTACAACTTCACGGCGTATTACTTCAAGGCGGAGCTCCTCGGCCACGATCTGGCCGGGAGCGCGGCGTATAGCTGCTTCCCGCCGAACGACATGGATCCGCCGCCGTTTTATGCGTTCCTGGCCTCGGCGCCGGACGCCGGCTGGACGGAGGAGAGCGTGTCGTATGCCCTGAAGAACGCGAACACGGGCGAGTTCTCGGCGCCGCTCGTGAGCATTCACGGCGACGCGGACGGGCTGCTCGGGGTGATCTCGAACGCGGAGGACTACCGCGACGCGGTGACCACGTACGGTGATCCGGACCTGTACCGGCTCTACGTCGTGGCCGGCGGCGGCCACGTGGACCTGCATTCGGACGGGGTGCTCGATTTCGATTTCGACGGCACGCCGGCCGAGGAGGGCGCGCAGGACAAGTTCACGATCCTGCAGCCCTACGCCGAGCGTGCATTCGACGCCCTCGTGGAGTGGGCCGAGAAGGGAACGGCGCCGCCGCCGAGCAAGACCCTGGCCGCGGACGCGGTGAACGATCAGCTCGACGCGTCGAAGATCGAGCTTTAG
- a CDS encoding MDR family MFS transporter, which yields MSVPDERRTHRGLTVAGLVLALAMAALEATVVATAMPTVTGDLGGIEYYAWVTNAYLITSAISVPIFGKLADLHGRKPVLLAGIAIFLLGSAASGAAQSMPALIAFRAIQGLGAGAMQPMPVTIIGDIFGIEERSKLQGYIGAAWGFFGLVGPIIGGVIVENVSWRWVFYMNLPFGVAAAALVATALHERVERKTRRLDLAGALLLAGFVTSLLIASSGVHKSATFVLATPLLLGAFLFVERRAEEPLLPLALFARRVMALSSAIGAIIGGAMIALLTYVPLFIQGVLGGTPTQAGSSITPMLVSWPIASTFSGRILPRVGFRALVRFGMGCTAAAAVALPLVAEEGPIALRVVTGLFGIGMGCANTALVISVQTSVRWEQRGVATASTMFFRTIGGAVAVGVMGGVIVASLRKDPTLPSDAASRALSREGMSALGPDVVQRISGLLDAGLGTVFWMIAVLGVLAFVGALFFPDVPLATKAAEPAPAPAPPAH from the coding sequence ATGTCGGTTCCAGATGAACGACGCACGCACAGAGGCCTGACCGTCGCGGGCCTCGTGCTCGCCCTCGCCATGGCCGCGCTCGAGGCGACCGTCGTGGCCACCGCGATGCCCACCGTCACCGGGGATCTCGGCGGCATCGAGTATTACGCGTGGGTCACGAACGCGTACCTGATCACCTCGGCGATCTCGGTCCCCATCTTCGGCAAGCTCGCGGATCTGCACGGTCGAAAGCCCGTGCTGCTCGCGGGGATCGCGATCTTCCTCCTGGGATCGGCGGCGAGCGGCGCCGCACAATCGATGCCCGCGCTCATCGCGTTCCGGGCGATCCAGGGGCTCGGCGCCGGGGCCATGCAGCCGATGCCGGTCACGATCATCGGCGACATCTTCGGTATCGAGGAGCGCTCGAAGCTGCAAGGGTACATCGGCGCGGCGTGGGGGTTTTTTGGCCTCGTCGGGCCGATCATCGGCGGCGTGATCGTCGAGAACGTGTCCTGGCGCTGGGTCTTCTACATGAACCTGCCCTTCGGCGTGGCGGCGGCGGCGCTCGTCGCGACGGCCCTGCACGAGCGCGTGGAGCGAAAGACGCGGCGCCTCGATCTCGCGGGGGCCTTGCTCCTCGCGGGCTTCGTGACGTCGCTGCTCATCGCGAGCTCCGGGGTGCACAAGTCCGCGACCTTCGTCCTCGCGACGCCGCTCCTGCTCGGGGCCTTCCTCTTCGTCGAGCGTCGCGCCGAGGAGCCGCTCCTGCCGCTCGCGCTTTTTGCGCGTCGGGTGATGGCGCTCTCGTCCGCGATCGGCGCGATCATCGGCGGCGCGATGATCGCCCTCCTCACGTACGTGCCGCTCTTCATCCAGGGCGTGCTCGGCGGGACGCCGACACAAGCGGGGAGCTCCATCACGCCGATGCTCGTCTCGTGGCCCATCGCGAGCACGTTCAGCGGGAGGATCCTCCCGAGGGTCGGCTTTCGTGCCCTCGTTCGTTTCGGGATGGGCTGCACGGCGGCGGCCGCGGTTGCCTTGCCCCTCGTCGCCGAGGAAGGGCCCATCGCGCTGCGCGTCGTGACCGGGCTCTTCGGGATCGGGATGGGCTGCGCCAACACGGCGCTCGTCATCTCGGTGCAGACCTCGGTGCGCTGGGAGCAACGCGGCGTGGCGACCGCGAGCACGATGTTTTTCCGGACGATCGGCGGGGCTGTCGCGGTCGGCGTGATGGGCGGCGTGATCGTGGCCTCGCTTCGGAAGGACCCAACACTTCCGAGCGACGCGGCGAGCCGAGCGCTCTCGCGTGAGGGAATGTCCGCGCTCGGGCCCGACGTCGTGCAGCGTATCTCCGGCCTGCTCGACGCGGGCCTCGGGACGGTGTTCTGGATGATCGCGGTCCTCGGCGTCCTCGCGTTCGTCGGGGCGCTGTTTTTCCCGGACGTACCTCTGGCGACGAAGGCCGCGGAGCCGGCGCCCGCGCCTGCACCTCCCGCGCATTGA
- a CDS encoding nucleotidyltransferase domain-containing protein, which yields MEAKSEVIQRLEAKASRAFPHVLAARDLSARTLVRLRELLQGHDPEDASIVVFGSFARGEYTPGSDIDWTLLVDGRADRVHFEEAVAITRILDAAKFQPPSPFGVFDNVSFSHPLLHLIGGHDDTNRNTTQRILLLLESIAIGQREALDRVVDLVLHRYVSDDRGLLFSKRSKLVPRVLLNDIIRYWRTITVDFVNKQGFKGGWALRNVKLRTSRKLLFASGMLACFSLELFGKGEFRRGEGGIDPTRVVHYLRERLRLSPFEQMCEVLLRPTISVETAQKVMGSYDAFMAIISDEDKRRHLSDLPFEAFNQDALWKEATNLTYTFQEGLDRVFFHEDEEIAGLVRQFGVF from the coding sequence ATGGAAGCGAAATCCGAGGTGATCCAGCGTCTCGAAGCGAAGGCCAGCCGCGCCTTTCCGCACGTGCTCGCCGCGCGTGACCTCTCCGCGCGGACGCTGGTCAGGCTGCGCGAGCTCCTTCAGGGGCACGATCCGGAGGACGCGAGCATCGTCGTCTTCGGGTCGTTCGCCCGCGGCGAGTACACGCCGGGCAGCGACATCGACTGGACGCTGCTCGTCGACGGGCGCGCCGACCGGGTCCACTTCGAAGAGGCCGTCGCGATTACGCGTATCCTGGATGCGGCGAAGTTCCAACCGCCGAGCCCGTTCGGCGTCTTCGACAACGTGTCCTTCAGCCACCCCTTGCTGCACCTCATCGGGGGCCACGACGACACGAACCGCAACACCACGCAGCGCATCCTGCTCCTGCTGGAGTCGATCGCGATCGGCCAGAGGGAGGCGCTCGATCGGGTCGTCGACCTGGTGCTGCACCGCTACGTCTCCGATGATCGTGGTCTTTTGTTCTCCAAGCGTTCGAAGCTCGTGCCGCGTGTCCTCTTGAACGACATCATCCGGTACTGGCGCACCATCACCGTCGACTTCGTGAACAAGCAGGGCTTCAAGGGCGGCTGGGCGCTGCGGAACGTCAAGCTGCGCACGAGCCGGAAGCTGCTCTTCGCGAGCGGGATGCTCGCGTGCTTCTCGCTCGAGCTCTTCGGCAAGGGCGAGTTCCGGCGTGGTGAGGGCGGCATCGATCCAACGCGTGTCGTCCACTACCTCCGCGAGCGGCTCCGCCTCTCGCCGTTCGAGCAGATGTGCGAGGTTCTGCTCCGGCCTACGATCTCCGTCGAGACCGCGCAGAAGGTGATGGGCTCGTACGACGCCTTCATGGCCATCATCTCGGACGAGGACAAACGCCGGCACCTCTCGGATCTCCCGTTCGAAGCCTTCAATCAAGACGCGCTCTGGAAGGAAGCGACGAACTTGACCTACACGTTCCAGGAGGGGCTCGATCGCGTCTTCTTTCACGAGGACGAGGAGATCGCGGGCCTCGTGCGGCAATTCGGCGTGTTCTGA
- a CDS encoding amphi-Trp domain-containing protein, which translates to MARDVTRIRTRDEFVALLRRVADAVERGEPFRVQVGGVRVTVPYDAELSIEHEAEGDTEEIEMQLRWRRGQAESDGPDST; encoded by the coding sequence ATGGCGAGAGACGTCACGCGCATCCGCACGAGGGATGAATTCGTCGCGCTCCTCCGCCGCGTCGCCGACGCGGTCGAGCGAGGCGAGCCGTTCCGCGTCCAGGTCGGCGGCGTTCGGGTCACGGTCCCGTACGACGCCGAGCTCTCGATCGAGCACGAGGCCGAGGGCGACACGGAGGAGATCGAGATGCAGCTCCGGTGGCGCCGCGGGCAAGCCGAGAGCGACGGTCCCGACAGCACATGA
- a CDS encoding ribonuclease R family protein: protein MNDSTTRGRVSVHPRGFGFFVVEGTTPISAFITPPDLNPFLDGDVVSARLSSDASGRFVATELALVSRPRAEVFGSVALRGGKRYLRIDRSVANTDWPLDTTSELAEGTHVVAEVSGDRLVVARVVPEGADLGVERCIARHGLRAVFAEALDRAAEEAAARPIPMERRRDLRSVPTVTIDAASTRDIDDALSAYPADASGALRVLVSIADVDVFVPERSALDREARLRGTSVYLAGRVLPMLPEAISSRAASLVEGEDRPALTAELRIDPEGRITSVDVYESLVRSRARLTYDAVDTFLAEGHAEGVPHAVESTLRWLRTAVARLGAVRAARGGVNLAREEARIELDARTGEPTAIEAHRETPAHRLVERLMVAANEAVAEWLVARGLPGIYRVHDEPSPERVRTLAQLAHNFGIEAGFGPRLSARSLAAFEAQIAGARFEPAIRTVLGQALGPARYTPDPGAHFGLGAPLYLHFTSPIRRYADLVVHRILKRYLEGHRDYEDIRAGLAVLAADCDRSSQNAGKAEAERHRMLVARLYAGRLGEEVSGNIVALKPFGLLVQIAGTGAMGSITTDALPGGPFRTDLAAQALLGAGVRYAVGDRITATVAAVHEELGRIDLVPVG, encoded by the coding sequence ATGAACGACAGCACGACACGCGGGCGCGTCTCCGTTCATCCCCGCGGGTTCGGGTTCTTCGTCGTCGAAGGCACGACCCCGATCTCCGCGTTCATCACGCCTCCGGATCTGAACCCCTTCCTCGACGGCGACGTCGTCTCCGCGCGGCTCTCGTCCGACGCTAGCGGCCGCTTCGTCGCCACCGAGCTCGCGCTCGTCAGCCGCCCCCGCGCCGAGGTCTTCGGCAGCGTCGCCCTCCGCGGCGGCAAACGATACCTGCGCATCGATCGCTCCGTGGCGAACACAGACTGGCCCCTCGACACCACGAGCGAGCTCGCCGAAGGCACACACGTCGTGGCCGAGGTCTCGGGCGATCGCCTCGTCGTCGCGCGTGTCGTGCCCGAGGGCGCCGACCTCGGCGTCGAGCGTTGCATCGCGCGGCACGGCCTCCGCGCGGTCTTCGCCGAGGCCCTCGATCGCGCCGCGGAGGAAGCAGCCGCGCGGCCGATCCCGATGGAGCGGCGTCGCGATCTCCGGAGCGTCCCGACCGTGACCATCGACGCGGCCTCCACGCGGGACATCGACGACGCGCTCTCGGCCTATCCGGCCGACGCGAGCGGCGCACTCCGCGTGCTCGTCTCCATCGCCGACGTCGACGTGTTTGTCCCCGAGCGCTCGGCCCTCGATCGCGAAGCGCGCCTGCGCGGCACGAGCGTCTACCTCGCGGGCCGCGTGCTGCCGATGCTCCCCGAGGCCATCTCGTCGCGCGCCGCGAGCCTCGTCGAGGGCGAGGACCGGCCTGCGCTCACCGCCGAGCTCCGCATCGATCCCGAAGGTCGCATCACGTCGGTCGACGTCTACGAGAGCCTCGTCCGCTCACGCGCGCGCCTCACGTACGACGCCGTCGACACCTTCCTCGCCGAGGGCCACGCCGAGGGCGTCCCGCACGCCGTCGAGAGCACGCTGCGCTGGCTGCGCACCGCGGTCGCGCGCCTCGGCGCCGTTCGCGCCGCGCGGGGTGGCGTCAACCTCGCGCGTGAGGAGGCGCGTATCGAGCTCGACGCGCGCACGGGCGAGCCGACCGCGATCGAGGCGCACCGCGAGACGCCCGCGCACAGGCTCGTCGAGCGGCTCATGGTCGCGGCGAACGAGGCCGTCGCGGAGTGGCTCGTCGCGCGTGGCCTCCCCGGCATCTACCGCGTCCACGACGAACCCTCGCCCGAGCGCGTCCGCACGCTCGCGCAGCTCGCGCATAACTTCGGCATCGAAGCCGGCTTCGGCCCTCGCCTCTCGGCCCGCTCGCTCGCCGCGTTCGAGGCACAGATCGCGGGCGCCCGCTTCGAGCCCGCGATCCGCACCGTGCTCGGCCAGGCCCTCGGCCCGGCGCGGTACACGCCCGATCCCGGCGCGCACTTCGGCCTCGGCGCGCCGCTCTACCTGCATTTCACCTCGCCGATTCGCCGATACGCCGACCTCGTCGTGCACCGCATCCTCAAGCGGTACCTCGAAGGCCACCGCGATTACGAGGACATCCGCGCCGGCCTCGCCGTCCTCGCGGCCGATTGCGACCGCTCCTCGCAAAACGCGGGCAAGGCGGAAGCCGAGCGCCACCGCATGCTCGTCGCGCGCCTTTATGCCGGCCGCCTCGGCGAGGAGGTCTCGGGCAACATCGTCGCGCTCAAGCCGTTTGGCCTCCTCGTGCAGATCGCCGGCACGGGCGCGATGGGCTCGATCACGACGGACGCTCTGCCTGGCGGCCCCTTCCGCACGGACCTCGCCGCGCAGGCGCTCCTCGGCGCGGGCGTGCGGTACGCGGTGGGGGATCGGATCACGGCGACCGTCGCAGCCGTCCACGAGGAGCTCGGGAGGATCGATCTGGTCCCGGTGGGGTGA
- a CDS encoding STAS domain-containing protein — MSKTQGATAMAVLRAIGENIPGAIMFALDRDYRYIYFNPRHEGVMRAIWGADIRLGLSMLEVIKASADREKARLNFDRALAGEAFTVVEAYGDEALQRNYWENVYAPVRGEDGAAIGVFVQVKDVTTEKRNEALVAEHRAELERMVAARTAELEEKIALIQAISAPIIQVWDGVLVVPLVGTLDERRGERVTDDVLAAIQQFQTREVLLDITGMRSVDESAAHRLLQTISATRLLGAGCAVVGVSPEVARTLVGIDAPLSGVPTYGTLRDGLRAALRRMAFEVVRRRK, encoded by the coding sequence ATGAGCAAGACCCAAGGCGCCACCGCGATGGCCGTACTCCGCGCGATCGGAGAGAATATCCCCGGCGCGATCATGTTCGCGCTCGACCGGGACTATCGATACATCTATTTCAATCCCCGACACGAGGGGGTCATGCGGGCGATCTGGGGCGCGGACATCCGCCTCGGCCTGAGCATGCTGGAGGTCATCAAGGCCTCTGCTGATCGCGAGAAAGCCCGCCTGAACTTCGATCGCGCGCTCGCCGGCGAGGCATTCACCGTCGTCGAGGCGTATGGCGACGAGGCGTTGCAGCGGAACTACTGGGAGAACGTGTACGCGCCGGTGCGCGGCGAGGACGGCGCGGCGATCGGCGTGTTCGTGCAGGTGAAAGACGTCACGACCGAGAAGCGCAACGAGGCGCTCGTGGCGGAGCATCGAGCCGAGCTCGAACGAATGGTGGCCGCACGGACGGCGGAGCTCGAAGAGAAGATCGCGCTGATCCAGGCGATCTCGGCGCCGATCATTCAAGTGTGGGACGGCGTGCTCGTGGTCCCGCTCGTCGGGACACTCGACGAGCGGCGAGGCGAGCGGGTGACGGACGATGTGCTCGCGGCCATTCAGCAATTTCAGACGCGCGAGGTGCTCCTCGACATCACGGGGATGCGGTCGGTGGACGAGAGCGCCGCGCATCGGCTCCTGCAAACGATCAGCGCGACGCGGCTGCTCGGGGCGGGCTGCGCCGTGGTGGGCGTGAGCCCGGAGGTCGCGAGGACGCTCGTGGGAATCGACGCGCCGCTGTCGGGCGTGCCGACGTATGGGACGCTGCGGGATGGATTGCGCGCGGCGCTCAGGCGAATGGCGTTCGAGGTGGTGCGGCGGAGGAAGTGA
- a CDS encoding OPT family oligopeptide transporter codes for MKPTAEPTAPPETTTATDPEQQWLDTVYRKGEKQLTPRAVIAGMLIGGVMCLSNLYVFFKTGWSLGVTLTACILAFAVFELFRAAKLTKSEFTILENNAMGSVASAAGYMTGGGNMAAFGALLMVTTMRPSTVWLMLWFGVIAAMGVFAAIPIKRQLINKEALAFPTGTATAETLRSMHAAAHGDAGAQAAGGGKEKARLLGIAGLMGALLAFLRDAKAAWIPFNLPGSIALPFQIAGRAAKDWTITLNCELVLVGAGALMSFRTAWSLLLSGMAGYAILAPRLAAEHAIKEVSYKAIVGWTLWPGAAILVASGLTSFLLDYKSIARSFRGLSGIFKGGEKSEKEEPITEVECPAWWFPAGFAVLAPVVILLMGFLFKIPLWAGIIAVPLSIVMGFVAARVTGETDVTPTKALGPVTQAVYGVLTPGNLAGNIMSANVTGGVGLHAADLLTDLKSGWLLGASPRQQLKGQLFGVVAGALVVVPAFWLIMPDPSVLGSEEWPAPSCLVWAGVSKAFAGGLGGLPPGADRAMVIGLLLGVVLALAERFAPKKVLPFVPSPAGLGIALVIPASNAIAMFIGATIAHVLRKVKPVLGERLTVPVSSGWIAGESLMGILIKLLVVAGVLQK; via the coding sequence ATGAAACCCACCGCCGAGCCCACTGCCCCGCCGGAAACCACGACCGCGACGGACCCCGAGCAACAATGGCTCGATACGGTCTATCGCAAAGGGGAAAAACAGCTCACGCCGCGCGCGGTCATCGCCGGGATGCTCATCGGCGGGGTGATGTGTTTGTCAAACCTCTACGTTTTCTTCAAGACGGGCTGGAGCCTCGGGGTGACGCTGACCGCGTGTATCCTCGCGTTCGCCGTCTTCGAGCTGTTTCGCGCGGCGAAGCTGACGAAGAGCGAGTTCACGATCCTGGAGAACAACGCGATGGGCTCGGTCGCGTCCGCGGCCGGGTACATGACGGGCGGCGGGAACATGGCGGCGTTTGGCGCGCTGCTCATGGTCACGACGATGCGGCCGAGCACGGTCTGGCTGATGCTGTGGTTCGGCGTGATCGCGGCGATGGGCGTATTCGCAGCGATCCCGATCAAGCGGCAGCTCATCAACAAGGAGGCGCTCGCGTTCCCGACGGGCACGGCGACGGCCGAGACGTTGCGCTCGATGCACGCGGCGGCGCATGGAGATGCGGGGGCGCAAGCCGCGGGCGGGGGCAAGGAGAAGGCGCGGCTGCTCGGCATCGCGGGGCTCATGGGCGCGCTGCTCGCGTTCTTGCGTGACGCGAAGGCGGCGTGGATCCCGTTCAACCTGCCCGGCTCGATCGCGCTGCCCTTCCAGATCGCGGGGCGCGCGGCGAAGGACTGGACGATCACGCTGAACTGCGAGCTCGTGCTGGTCGGCGCGGGCGCGCTCATGAGCTTCCGCACGGCATGGTCGCTCCTGCTTTCGGGGATGGCCGGCTACGCGATCCTCGCGCCGCGGCTCGCCGCGGAGCACGCGATCAAAGAGGTGAGCTACAAGGCGATCGTCGGGTGGACGCTCTGGCCAGGCGCCGCGATCCTCGTGGCCTCGGGCCTGACGAGCTTCCTGCTCGATTACAAGAGCATCGCCCGTTCGTTCCGAGGTTTGTCGGGGATATTCAAGGGTGGCGAGAAATCCGAGAAAGAGGAGCCCATCACGGAGGTGGAATGCCCGGCGTGGTGGTTTCCCGCGGGGTTCGCCGTGCTCGCGCCGGTCGTGATCCTCTTGATGGGGTTCCTCTTCAAGATTCCGCTCTGGGCCGGGATCATCGCGGTGCCGCTCTCGATCGTGATGGGGTTTGTCGCGGCGCGCGTGACGGGCGAGACGGACGTGACGCCGACGAAGGCGCTCGGGCCCGTGACGCAGGCGGTGTACGGGGTGCTGACGCCCGGCAACCTCGCTGGCAACATCATGAGCGCGAACGTGACGGGCGGGGTCGGGCTGCATGCGGCGGATTTGCTGACCGACCTGAAGAGCGGGTGGTTGCTCGGCGCGAGTCCGCGGCAGCAGCTCAAAGGGCAGCTCTTCGGCGTGGTGGCCGGGGCGCTCGTCGTGGTGCCGGCCTTCTGGCTCATCATGCCGGACCCGTCCGTGCTCGGCAGCGAGGAGTGGCCCGCGCCGTCGTGCCTCGTATGGGCCGGCGTTTCGAAGGCATTCGCAGGCGGGCTCGGGGGTTTGCCCCCGGGGGCGGACCGCGCGATGGTGATCGGCCTTCTGCTCGGCGTGGTGCTCGCGCTCGCGGAGCGATTCGCGCCGAAGAAGGTGCTTCCTTTCGTGCCTTCGCCGGCGGGCCTCGGCATCGCGCTGGTGATCCCGGCGAGCAACGCGATCGCGATGTTCATCGGGGCGACGATCGCGCACGTGCTGCGCAAGGTGAAGCCGGTGCTCGGTGAGCGGCTGACGGTGCCGGTGTCGAGCGGGTGGATCGCGGGTGAGAGCTTGATGGGAATCTTGATCAAGCTGCTCGTGGTGGCCGGCGTGCTGCAGAAGTAG